The following DNA comes from Brassica oleracea var. oleracea cultivar TO1000 chromosome C5, BOL, whole genome shotgun sequence.
ATCACTCCTTGATGCATCTAACTGTGAGTCGCTGGTGAGAATAGATGGCTTCTTTACCAATCCAGAGAGACGTCTCAGCTTTGCTAATTGTTTCAAGCTGAGCGAAGCAGCGAGAGAACTCATCGAGGAATCGGATTACAAGTTTGCGCTCTTACCTGGTGGAGAACTGCCTGCAGACTTTGATCACCGAGCAAGAGAGGGTTTACTAACTGTCAATTTGGATCAGAGCCCTCTTCCTTTATTCTTCAGATTTAGAGCTTGCCTTTTACTGCCTGGCCACTATATAGAAAACAAGCATCCTTTTGGGTATACTTTTGGGCATGATAAGGACGATAAATGGATGGGTAGCAAGAGGCTTTCATGTGACATCTGGTGCGTTCAGAATGGCGTCGATATTGGACATGGATCATGCAAATACCGGCTAACAGCAAGCTTCATTTCACTTAGATCCAAGGAGCATCTGTATTTCTTGAAATCTTCCATTTCACTAAACCTTCCTGAAACAGATGTGAATTTCAGCGAGCTTCATTTTGAGTTCAAGATCTCTGGTAAGAATGTAAAAGACTTTGCGGTACAACTCTTGGAAGACCCTGGTGTTCATGATGAGGTTAGAATGCACGGGGACGTTGAGTTGGTGCCGTCTCACGTACCGGATTCAGCCGGGGGGCGGGTACGGCACGTGTACTCCTTTAAACGTCAACGTCTCGAGTAATGCAGGGACGGCGAGGACTCAAATGGGGACGGATTGGTGAGTTGACGGAGACGTCTCCGAAACGTTTCTAAGCCATATTCTTGTTTTTTTTTTGCTTGATATATGATTAAGAAAGGTTTAGATTAATCATTTACATGTTGAAAGCAATTAAAAATGAGATGATGGAACCATAGAATCAAGTAAAAAAAGCTATGGTAGCCATAGATTAAGTTTCAAATGGTGTGGAGAAGATGAAGGATTGAAGGGTCAATGGATGAAGAGTACAGAGAGCAGAACAGAGTTGGGTGCATTAGAGCTAGGTAGGCATTCTTGTTTAAAATAGACCAGAAAAGCTTTTTGATTTTACTTTTACCTCTTTGGTCTATGGCATTAAGCATGTACATATCAGTGAGACTATCAGTTTGTTTGTATTTTGAAGCATCTACTGTAAGCAAATATTGGTCAAAATGACATGTCACAGCACTATTCATTTGGGAACAAGAATGCATGTTTCTCCACTGATCTGATCCGATTCGGAGTATTGTATTTGATCAGAAGTCGATATTTTTTTTTAACTAATGGGCCTGACGTAAAACTAAATGGGCCTAGTTAGATAGGCTTAACATCCGACACACTAAATGTGCAATAGGGAAACGTCTCGTCTCGTCTTTATCAAATCAGCTTTTGCCTGTAAGCTTCGCCGTCGCCAGATGGATCGACCGCCGTCGTTTCCTCCCTACCAAAACCCCAATCCAAATTTCTTCCACCGAGCTCATCCTCCTCCTCCTCCTCCGCAAAATTCCAACACTTACTCAATCCCTCCATCTCCGCCACCGATTCGCGAGCTCTCCGGCACACTCTCCTCTCCACAGTCTCTATTATCAGAATGTCAACGCACCTTAGACTCCCTCTCGCAAAATCTATCTCTAGACCACTCTTCTCTTCTCCACAAGGACGGTTTCGTTCGTTGCCCTTTTGATCCAAATCACCTCATGCCACCTGAAGCTCTCTTCCTCCATTCACTCTGTTGCCCGAAGCCTCTCGATCTCACTCACCTCCTCGGATCGTTCAGTAGCTACCGAAACACGCTCGACTTACCGTGTGAGCCAGAGCTGAATGGTGATCTCTGTTGCACAACTTCTTCTACAACGATTGCCCTGGCGCTGTTAACTTCTCCGAGCTCGATGGTAAAACGCGACGTTTTACACTTCCTAGTGTTCTTTATGTTGAATGCGGCGAGTTTGAAGGTTCTTCCGTGTGTTGGAGAAATCGTTAGGGCTCTTACCGTCTGATGTTTGTGTGATAAAGAATGAGATTGGAGGATGGAGAGATTATCCAACTTCGTATTCTTACAGTGTTCTTTGTTCGATTCTAGGTTCAGAAGCGGTTGAAATGAGTGAGTTGAGGACATGGATTCTGGTGAATTCGACGAGATACGGTGTTATAATGGATACATACATGAGGGATCATGTTTTCTTGCTGTTTAGGTTGTCTATGAAAGCTGCTGTCAAGGAAGCTAGTGTTTTTATATTAGAGTCTGATGCTAATGCAGTTGGTGGGGAGCGGATTTTGAGCTGCAATAGCAGAACAAGGTTGGTCTGTCTGACTTTGAGACAATCTTGCAGTAAAAGTTGACATGAAGCATCGGCAGTACCTTTACCATGCTTTTACATTAAAAACAATACTATGTTTGTATTCAGTTCTTTACTTATAGAAATACATGAGCATTAGGTAACGTGTGACACAAGAAAGGAAAGTATGTATCTAAGAAACCAAAGACATGACTCTTTTGAAACTCCTGGGACCAAGACGAGTACCAGAGCCATTACTCATCTCAGAAGAACCGTCAATGGCTAACCCTGCACCGCTGAAACACAAGTACCTGTTCACAAAAGATCTCTGTTTCTTCACGGCAGGTGTCTTCCTCTCCAACTCAGAAGAAACCGTCTGAAACGGCGACGTACAAGCCGACGACGGAGCTCCAGAGTAATCAGAAACCACCGGAGGAGAAAACACAAACCTCGGAGACTCCTGAACCACGACTCCTTTCATTAACCCTTCCGTGAACTTCAACCTCACCGATAAGCTCGGGAGATCACCGCTCTCTGTTCTCATCGGAAACGCTCTTCCTCTGTTTCCAACCTCAGACGGCGACCTTGATCTCGAGTACATCTCTCTGAGAGGCAGCACACGACGGTTGTTGTTATCATCTCCGGAGAAACGTCGATTCTCCTCTGTTTCTTCCTTCTTAGCCCACCGCAACAGAAGCTTGAGACGCGCTCCTGTACTGCGTTTGCGTTTCGAATGCGTTGTCATTTCGGTGGAACACTCGCTGATCCCGTCTAAACTCTCTCTGTCTGGACTCATTTCAGCGTTTGAAGCGGTATGATGATCCGTTCTCGCCGCAGTGAACAGAAAAATCTCGGAGTCAGATATCTCAAACGCAGTTCCTGGACTGCCGCAGAATCCGTAACGCTCTTCTCGAAACGGTATAACCTTCTCACAACCGCCGTTTGATCTCCCGCCCGCGGATCTAAGCCGTTTGATCAATAAATCAGAAACCAACGTTCTCGGCGTTTGGCGTTCAAGCAAATCAACGGGAGTCATCCCATCTACATCAGCAACGTTGAGATCAACCCCGGGGACTCTCAGCAGAATCTCAACGACGTCATGTCTAACGGTGTTCAGAACGTCCATCACGGCTAAATGAACCACAGTTCTTCCGTTAGCGTTTCTAACGTTGACAATCTCAGAAAAGTCAACGGAGCAGCTTCCTCCTCCTGAGATTAACTTCTTCAGAAGCTCCATTTGTCTGTCTAACCGCTTAAACCCGGACGCTGCGAAACCAGACACCACCATGTGTAGGCACGTGTCGCCTTCGTTGTTAACAGCTGAGATCAACGGTGGAGATTCGGTTATAAGAGCCTCCATTACAGCCAAGTGACCCTTGTAAGCAGCTATGTGTAAAGCTGTGTTTCCATGGCTGTCTTTAACCTCCATGATCGAATCATACTTCGTTATAAGATAATTCACCACCTACATTATATTCCAAAGTTTAATTCATGTATATGTGAATTAATACGTTAATTTTAAGAATTATTTGATTTTGTTGTTCTTACTTTGATCTGACCTCTGCAAGAAGCAGAGTGCAAGAGAGTAGAGCCATGAGCATCTCTGAGCCCCGAAACGGCGTCGTATTTACCAGATAGTAAGAATTCTTCCAAGATCGCCACGTGTCCGCCTCTCGCAGCACTGTGGACCCCTCTTTTAACCATCTCTTCCTTTACTATTAACTGCCTCTCCGTCAGTTTCCCGCCGTCCGTTTCCTCGACGCCGGCGATATCTGCCGGCAGCAAAGCGAAGTCCAGCACGAGACGAAAAACGTCGCCGTTTCTACCTCTCGCCGCCGCGTAGAGAATATCCGTCACGCCGTACTCTCCTTCCCCGAACACGAGAAGCGGATCTCTCTCGAGAAGCTTCTTGACGAACCCCAAATCTCCGGCGGAGGCGGCGGTGTAGAGCAGCCAGCCTCCGTATCCAGCTCTGATGAGGGAGTTATCTCCGTTTCCTCCGATCTCGCACTCTTCCAACAGCCTCCTCGCGACGCGGGAGCGGTTCAGCGCCACCTGGGAGGAGATATCTCCGTCTCCTCCGTCGTCGTCCCAGACGGTTTCGAGGCGGCGGATGCGGCGGAGGGAGGTGAGTTTGACGAGAAGGTTCGTGTCGTGGTGAAGCAGCTCGATTACGACGTCGTATAGACCGTTAGCCGCGGCGCAGTCGATTGGGGAAGCGTACCACCACTGGTCTCCTGTGCTCTCCCAACGGAGAGGAAATATCGGCGGTGGTGGCATGTCCCTTGCCCCGGTTTAGATAATGAACCCGGTTCTCTTGTAAACCAAAACCAATGGAGGAGTTCAATGAAAACAGAGCATATGTATAGGAAACTTCAAGAAAACAGAGGAAGTAGATTACAAAGAGTTAATATGAATGGTTAGAAATGAATGGAGACTTTTTACGACAGAACACAAAGATATGAAGCAGAAGACTACAAAAAGGAGAAGCCTTGAGGGCTGTGTTGTTGTGGCGAAGACAGAAACTTTTGTATGCTTTCACCAGAAAAAATTATTATTTTTTTTTTGATCAAATCACCAGAAAAAATTATTTAAAAAGTTTATTTTGATCGGCATCGAAAATATATTAGATTCCATTCCCGTGAGTGGACCATATCCTTACGTGTTTTATCTTTTATACCATCATGAAAAGGTTAGTAGTTAGTACAGTATATTCCAAATCATTCTGTAAAAGCTGTTAATTTTTTCCAGAAGAGGAAAAAAGAATTACGTTAAAGCATTTTAAACAGCTGCAAGAATTTTCGTTTCACATTTTTACTACTTATCAGAATCGTCTATTATTATGTTTTTGTTGAATTTTTGTAAGAAAGCGGATAAGAACTATGTAAAAAGGAAACAATAATGGAATGATGTTTCATCTAATTAGGCGCGTCGCTAGTTTGGTTGAAACCAGACGTTGAGGTTTGCTAATTTATGCACAATTAAACGACATGTGAGTGGTAGTTCCTAAACTATTCTAAATTTTGATAAAAACAAGAAAATGCCCACTTGTGGTGGCTTTAAACTTAAGGGCCCTATAATCAATCATACAATAAATGTGCATTATGACTTGTAGTTACCAGCTTAACCATCATTATAAGTTTGAAGAAGACTATTCATTCTTTATTTTAATATATGTAAGAAGAAAAAAAGTCCAAACAAAATGGATATTTTCTTTTGCCTTGGCCTTTGGGTTATTGTAGATCTACCTCTCTGTCGGTGTGGTGACTGTGGAGTGTGGACGCATCTACAAGCACATGTTATGTGTCCCTAAACTCAATGCTTAATTGTATTGGATCCCACTCCCATAATCTCTTGATGTGAATGAGTCCTGGCAAAACTCTGGATCCTGAGACGGTCTTACAATGATCTCAGTCAAAGCAGACAACAAACTAAACTTGCCTAAACTGTGTCTGAATCATTCAACTCCATTAAGTTACAAATTTCACCAAGTCTTATCCATGACCAAAGAACTTGAAATCTACACTAACAATGTGGTTGAACAAAACAGAACAATGAACACTTCTCAGCATTGTAGTAACTAATAATAACCTCACTTTACAGGGGCAGTAAGTTTAACAGTCCTCATCACATGCTCAATCCTCTCAACCGCTTCAAGCATATTCTTCTTCCTAACCTCTTCCAATAGCAACAAACAAGTCCTATGCCTCGGCGCGATATCTTGGCTAATCATCTCCTCAAATAGACAATACGCCCACTCACACATATCAGCTGTACAAAACCTCTGAATCAAAAAAGTATAAGTCGACTCATCCAAGCTCAAATGATGCTTAGTCACCATTTCTTTCAACAACCTCCCAACCTCAACCACATCTCCCCTCTTAAAGCAAGACCTCAGCAAAGGATGATACGTGTGAACATCAGGCTCACAAACCTTCAAACCCTCCATCTCCCTGAGAAGCTCAACGGCCTTAACCTCCTCGTCGTGGTGACAATACATAGCAATCATCGAGTTATAAGTAGATGTGTTAACGGAAGGCATCTCTTCTCTGAAAACCCTCTCAGCTTCTTCCACCCTCCCGGCTCGAGCAAGCGTGTGAATCAAACAGTTATAGAAAAGAGTATCCGCCTCAATACCAGACCGTTTCATCCTCGCAGCTACCCTCAAAGACTCCTCAAACTCTTTCTGCGAATTAAGACAAGACATTATCGTCGTGTAGGTAACAGAGTTCGGAGGAGAATCGTTAGCTTCCATCAAACTCAACATCTCATACACTTTAATAAAGTCACACTGCAAACAATAACATTTTATAATCGTCGTGTAGCTAATCACACAAGGACGGAACCCATAACCTCTCATCTCTTGGATAGTCCAGAGAGCCTCCTCGACTCTATTGGTCTTACACCAACCGTTAATAAAGATATTAAAAGTATGAGAATCAGGCTTAATGTGAGCCTTTAGCTCTAATAAAACAGATCTAGCTCGCTCGACTCTCTTCTCCTTACAGAGAGTATCTAACAGCAAGTTCATAGACTCGGTGTTCTTCTCTAATCCAAACTCGTTTAACCTATCAAACACGTTAACAGCTTCTTCCCACTCACCAGCTCCAGCGAACCTCCTCATGATCTTGGCCACAGTGTTTAACGTCACGGCTTTATCTTCACTCATCTTCTGAACGAACTCCTTCATACGATCCCATTTCTTGGCTTTCCCGAGTATATCCACCGCCAAGTCGTAAGCCTCGGGTGAGTGCTTGTGGTGGTGGGCTTTGCGAGACTCGGCCCATTTCAAGACGCCGAGAGCTGATCTCCAGTCGTCTCTGAACCTGTGGAGGAGCTTGTTGAGTAGAGTGTCTGAGAGGTTTACTCTGTTGCAGAAGGGATCGTTTGAGAGGCGGTGGAAGACTTCGTCTTCGCTGACGACTCTGTCGCCGCCTGCTCGGCCTATGATGACGTTCCATATCTCCGAGGATTCGTCGAGTGGTTCGGGTGATGGCTCTGGAGACGTGGAGAGATTCTTGATGAGGGTAGATGAGGAGAGAGCGATGGAAGGCTTGAGGCGTGAGAAAGTGTTTTTAATGCGGTTTTGAATGAGACGAGACATCTCGGAAAATCTAAAAAAAAAAAAACAGTAGATTTTGTTGTGAAGTGTTGTCTCGGTTTCGGACAATAACGGTGAGAACAGGTATGTGTCGGATTAAGACACGGAAGTTCGAACTCGTACCAGCGAAAGGAAATCGTGAAACTGAAAACCGACGACGGCCGTTTAGCCTAGCCGGAGAGCTTTGACAAAGGGGGTTATAATCACTTAAATGGACCGATGCTATGGCCCATTAAAAGCCCAAATGATATGAAACGTTTGTGTCCCATTTAAATGGGCCGAATTTTATTAGTTACTGGGAAAAAGCTTAACTCGAACCGAACTATGCAAACCGAAGCCAAGAATGTTCCAATTTCATCCGGTTTATATAATTAGACTAATCAGTAAATAATATTTGTTACTGCCTTAGTTGAGAGGTATTGAGTATAGCAAAAACGAACAGTATAATAAGACTAAATAAACGACTTTTTGAGTTTAGACAATTGCCACAGCCGGCCTTGGTGAATGTGTAGTGAAACATTTGCAATACGCCTCTAATTTTTTAAAAAAGAATTACATACGAATAGTCCTCAAAAAAAAAAGTTTAGGCTCTTAAATTTGTAAGAATTTTTTTTTTTATATAAACACAGCCACATGCATCCAAAATTGAGCCGGCACTGATAATTATTTATGTGTTTTCTCAAGATGTAATATAACTGATCAAATGTATATTTAAGAAAAAAAAAGTTTTAAATCACAAGGCGATTAACCTTTTTACATTAGACAATTGGATAATATGATAAGGAACTGGCCGGAAAGATTTACTGTTTAGTTTTGACATCTTGAGACACCTAACTTTTTAGTAATATGGCTACAAGCCTACAACTAGTAAGAAGTAACATTCAGTTAGTCAGCTTTGATTAATTTGTAATTAATTTGCGTGCGTGTATGTATATAATAAATTACACCCTATCAAATATATAAGCTAAAGTAGATATACTTCAGTCGATATACTCTAGTTGTGAAGTATATTATTCCTAGTTGTGAGAGAGAGAGAATGAATGTGTGAAGTATATTATTCCTAGTTGCTTGGGATATAAGCCAGAGAAATGGCACCAAAACTGTGCAAAAACGAGTTGTTAGATGGGAAGATATGCGTGACTGTTCTCTCCACCTCGTCGGCCGAAGTGATGAAGAAGCTTCATGAATCTTCCAGAGAAAAACAACTGGAGAGAGTATCAATATTATGTGTACATCTTCTCAAACGGAACCCTTGTCTGAAAATTCATGCTCTTGAACACAATGTCAGCTTTTCATCCAAAGCATTGCTTATATCTTAAAATTTTTTGATGATGCAGAGAGCTTGAGAATACACTTCTCTACAAGTCTTGGTCTGTCTGTGAAGAGATTATCAAACATTTTTGAAACTGCATTCATAGAGATTAACGAGATGTCTCACGGACTTAAGAGTCGACCACTTGAAAGAGCCTATATTCAATCTTGTCCATGTCCTTGGTGCTCGAAAGTCTTCTGATTCGCTGGACAACATAATCAGATGTGAACTACTTTCACTAACGTCTTAACTTTCCTTTATCTCACAAGGAACACAAAGCATAGGTCATAGTCGTCAAGAAGAGAGGGATTAAAATTTGATAAAACCATAACTCAAATACTCAATATATCAAAAGCCAAACGTAAAGGGCTTCTCAGTAAAACAACCGGGGCTACAGACTCAAGAGTTCAAGTGAGAGAGATTAGCAAAAACCCAACAAGAGTTTTAAAACCCAAGAAATATTTATTCAAAAACGACAAATTCAAACTTTTTCCTCCAAAACATCATTCCAGAGCATCTTCTCAGATTTAGCACTTTGACATGTGGACGATCAAGTCGACCACACGGGTACTGTAACCCCATTCGTTGTCATACCACGACACCAGCTTCACGAAGTTGTCACTCAATGCGATTCCAGCCTTGGCATCGAAAATGCTCGACCTGCTGTCACCAACGAAGTCAGTTGAGACGACATCATCCTCGGTGTAGCCAAGGATTCCCTTTAGCTTGCCTTCTGATTCCTCCCTGTTCATTATTGAACACAATTCAACCAGTTAGTTTATATCTTACCACGATATGATAATTAAGCTTAACAGGAAGCAAAAGCTTACTTGATAGCCTTCTTGATCTCGTCGTAGGTTGCAGCTTTCTCGAGTCTAACCGTGAGGTCAACAACTGAGACGTCAACGGTGGGGACACGGAAGGACA
Coding sequences within:
- the LOC106292961 gene encoding pentatricopeptide repeat-containing protein At3g04130, mitochondrial, producing the protein MSRLIQNRIKNTFSRLKPSIALSSSTLIKNLSTSPEPSPEPLDESSEIWNVIIGRAGGDRVVSEDEVFHRLSNDPFCNRVNLSDTLLNKLLHRFRDDWRSALGVLKWAESRKAHHHKHSPEAYDLAVDILGKAKKWDRMKEFVQKMSEDKAVTLNTVAKIMRRFAGAGEWEEAVNVFDRLNEFGLEKNTESMNLLLDTLCKEKRVERARSVLLELKAHIKPDSHTFNIFINGWCKTNRVEEALWTIQEMRGYGFRPCVISYTTIIKCYCLQCDFIKVYEMLSLMEANDSPPNSVTYTTIMSCLNSQKEFEESLRVAARMKRSGIEADTLFYNCLIHTLARAGRVEEAERVFREEMPSVNTSTYNSMIAMYCHHDEEVKAVELLREMEGLKVCEPDVHTYHPLLRSCFKRGDVVEVGRLLKEMVTKHHLSLDESTYTFLIQRFCTADMCEWAYCLFEEMISQDIAPRHRTCLLLLEEVRKKNMLEAVERIEHVMRTVKLTAPVK
- the LOC106293103 gene encoding uncharacterized protein LOC106293103, encoding MPPPPIFPLRWESTGDQWWYASPIDCAAANGLYDVVIELLHHDTNLLVKLTSLRRIRRLETVWDDDGGDGDISSQVALNRSRVARRLLEECEIGGNGDNSLIRAGYGGWLLYTAASAGDLGFVKKLLERDPLLVFGEGEYGVTDILYAAARGRNGDVFRLVLDFALLPADIAGVEETDGGKLTERQLIVKEEMVKRGVHSAARGGHVAILEEFLLSGKYDAVSGLRDAHGSTLLHSASCRGQIKVVNYLITKYDSIMEVKDSHGNTALHIAAYKGHLAVMEALITESPPLISAVNNEGDTCLHMVVSGFAASGFKRLDRQMELLKKLISGGGSCSVDFSEIVNVRNANGRTVVHLAVMDVLNTVRHDVVEILLRVPGVDLNVADVDGMTPVDLLERQTPRTLVSDLLIKRLRSAGGRSNGGCEKVIPFREERYGFCGSPGTAFEISDSEIFLFTAARTDHHTASNAEMSPDRESLDGISECSTEMTTHSKRKRSTGARLKLLLRWAKKEETEENRRFSGDDNNNRRVLPLREMYSRSRSPSEVGNRGRAFPMRTESGDLPSLSVRLKFTEGLMKGVVVQESPRFVFSPPVVSDYSGAPSSACTSPFQTVSSELERKTPAVKKQRSFVNRYLCFSGAGLAIDGSSEMSNGSGTRLGPRSFKRVMSLVS
- the LOC106293104 gene encoding LOW QUALITY PROTEIN: U11/U12 small nuclear ribonucleoprotein 48 kDa protein (The sequence of the model RefSeq protein was modified relative to this genomic sequence to represent the inferred CDS: inserted 2 bases in 2 codons), which translates into the protein MDRPPSFPPYQNPNPNFFHRAHPPPPPPQNSNTYSIPPSPPPIRELSGTLSSPQSLLSECQRTLDSLSQNLSLDHSSLLHKDGFVRCPFDPNHLMPPEALFLHSLCCPKPLDLTHLLGSFSSYRNTLDLPCEPELNGDLCXHNFFYNDCPGAVNFSELDGKTRRFTLPSVLYVECGEFEGSSXVLEKSLGLLPSDVCVIKNEIGGWRDYPTSYSYSVLCSILGSEAVEMSELRTWILVNSTRYGVIMDTYMRDHVFLLFRLSMKAAVKEASVFILESDANAVGGERILSCNSRTRLVCLTLRQSCSKS